TTGCACTATTAAAACATTGTATTTAacaatatatgtaaatgtttacattattaTCATGCTTATACcgataaaaaacattattttactttttaattatgttttattacaattaaatttttattgttgtaattcTGCAAGATTTTCTGAAGCAAACCACATATACAGCTAAaacattactattttatttttgtactgaatattgtacattaaatgtaataagttcGTTTTCCAACATGGACGCTTTCCACACGCGGTTTTCCGGAAGCGGAAGTCGTCATTGATAATCTACAGTGGTAAATGGGAGACTAggtctttgttttcatttgttaaaacagtaagaaaaaaatccatgatAGCGTTTCCACGACTTTCCAAAAGAGGGGAAAATGTAGAGAGATTGATTgcggcagtcagaagagagaaagatGTCAAATTCACAGTACTCCCTCAGAAAACACCCTCACAGCAGTGTTTACTAGCTTTTCATTTGTAATGTCATGCCAAGGGAATATAACACGatgtatagtgttataaatatactttttaaaataaatatgaaacactTTGTCTTTGACAGTTGTATGATATTAATAACAGTGGAAGCGCATCATCACAGTCCGTGAATGTTTCTCCTCTCAACGATTCATCCAGCAGGAGGCGCTCGACGCTTGACAggctttttggttttattgGAGACATTTGTGCactaaaatgtttcttgtgtatatttttatcataattttagAAAACACAGATCCAGGTCTCTACAGGCCTCAGCTTCTCCAAAAGGGTGAAGTAAACTCATATGTGCTTCAATTAGAGattgaaaatagttgttttgCTACCAAGATACCAGAATCTGTGATTACTATGTAATAACCTCATTatgaactcaaacatttctcaaatCTCAACAGCTCACATCAGTAGATATTGATATCTAATGCAACATTATGCAACATTTCACTCATGCAGGGCcaaaattcactttaaaatgtgagATATGGCAAAATCttgattattttcatgactTCCTCTAATAAAGGAAATTGTGACAGAGTCTGAATCCTGTTAAGAGAAGACTGAACCAGATAAATAGCCTACCACAGTTCAGTCGTGAGTGTTTTCAGACATTTTAAGCATCACTATCGTGAACTTTTCAGTAACCAGATTGTGGAATCGTCATCACAGTCTGTGACTGTTTCTCCTCTCGACGGTTCTTCCAGCTTTTTCTTGTTGGAGATGTTCCTGCACTAAAATGTTGAATGTTTTgggtgtatttttaaaatccttaGTGCTGTTACGTACTGAACAGTTAAAATATGAGGATTATTgaataaatccatcataaatTAAACTTGAATTTCAGGAAATATTAATTCAGGCCTTTACGCTACAGTTTCACCAGAAGAAAAGACCAAGGTAAAACTCATATGTCTCAcatgtgtttaattattatcaGAGAGTTATGCCAAAATACCAAAGTCTGCGATTAAAATCCAGAGATCTCATTATGAACTCCCAAGATAAAATATcacatcaaaatatttattttacgtCCTGTTTTGTTTCGGCTGatccttgtgggcagcgcgccAACACATAGCGCCGTTGCGCTCCGGGCATCACAtgttcgaatcccgactcgaggacctttcccaatcccaccCCACCTCTCTCTCccgcttcacttcctgtcaattCTGATCAGTCCTGTCACAATAAAGGCACAAACTGCCTAAAAATAGATCTTTAAATTTACATTCTACTGTTCTCATTAACTTGTACTGTTTGTTGTAGCAACACTGGCAAAAATGCTAAAGGTCATTCACTGATAGTGTGAGATGCTCAGCTTGTGTGTCAAGGTTAAACCTGTTGTGGTCTGATTTTTCTACATCTAATGTGGTTTGATCTTTTGGTGGACAAACTGCTTCTGCATCAGTGTGTCTAAGGTCTGTGGTTTGTGGCTGaagcatttctttattttcttctcCTACTTACATGAaccaaacaatttgaatttcatcccatacaaaacatatttacagttaaaaaaattaaccacCAACAGTCAATTATGACATCCAACATTATTCTTATcatgcattaattaataatttaagatCAGTAAAGCTTGTTGATTTTCGTGATGTTATAGGACAGACGTGGAAACTAACTGAGGGTTTGGGGAGGATTCAACCAGATAAATATCAGAGTTCAGTCCTGAGTGTTTTCAGACATTGTAAGCATCACTATCATGGACTTTTTCAGTGAACCgatgaagaaaatgtttctcaaattagttttgttctgtgtttgtGGCATCTGGCTGGTGagtttgaaatgtgtttttatggccTCAGTTGCTGTTCTGGTACcatgtaaaatattactgtttaaattagTCAGAGAGAATTAATATTCACTGTTATTCTCATGTAGAAATAACTAAATTGTGATTTAACTGTGAGAACAGTTCAGTGTGGTGCATAATAGTGACAGATTCATTCAGCCTGTTTTTTGCCATTTGaaactcaaatacagcagcaTTAATTTTAGTTGTCTAAAGTAAAAATTTCTCACTTGTTTGTATTTCATCAGTCAATGAATGTTTTCCAACCATaagagttttcatttcagttacacaaaataataataatataaaatataaaataataataaaaataataaaataataatatacaatcttttagcatttttgtttctGTACCACTGAAGAAcattattcaaaaacttttaactagATCTAGTGTTAGTGATGGCTTTGTTAAACCagcataaaataattacattgaaGTTTTAATCTGTGAAAACTGTTCTTCAGGTGGGTTTCATGAAGTAAAGTTTGTGAAAAtaggagattcagtcactctaaacTCTGGTCTTACTGAAATATTGGATGATGATCTGATTCAGTGGAGgcttgaaaatgaaaacaatttaatagcagaaatcAATAAACGGGCCAACAGATTCACTGTACatgatgatgttcttgatgggagattcagagacagactgaaactggacaatcaaactggatctctgaccatcacaaacttCAGAACGAAACATGCTGGACTTTATAAACTACAGACCAACAGTGTGATCAAGACTTTCTTTTTCCTTATCTACGGTGagttaaatatttgtttcacctgttttatattttaattctaaGACTGAAATTCCTGATAATACTGAACACAAAAgcattcataaaaacaaatactatGCAATAAACAATAAAGCTACACATCTCAAAAAGAGATCATGAAGCATGAACACAGAAAAATTTGACTAATCTGCTCACCCTTCGATCTGCTCACGACTGAATCCTTGAGTCTAAAGGACAATGAATAAATGGAGCATGTGGTGCATCATCTGGGCacctaaacaaaactaaaattaataataatatcagtttaaattttagcatcatttgaAACTGGCCTCAGATTAAATGTGGAGCTTTAGTCAAACTGGAACTAAGTGCAGCTAAATGACCTTCATGTTGAATACCTTTTGGTTCTGTTGTTGGGTCAGTGGTTGTTCCTTACAGAATCAGTACAAAGACATTGTCATTAATCCAAATGTTATCATTAATTAAACTACTAAATActttactttaataaaacatcaaataacACTCTCAATCTGTGATGAACCCTCTTTCATGTATGTTTGGTGATACAGATGAAATATCAATGAAGAaaggagattcagtcactctaaacTCTGATCttactaaaataaatggatGAGGATCTGATTCATTGGAGGTTTTTTGACACTTCATTAGCTAAAATCAGCATAAAGGCTGACAGCATAGCTGTATatgatgatgttcttgatgggagattcagagacagactgaagctggacaatcaaactggatctctgaccatcacaaacaccagacCCGAACATGCTGGATTTTATGTAGTAGAGAGCAACTATatcaaaatacatttctttctCGCTTTTTGTGGTAAGTTAAATATTTGTtccacctgttttatttttcatcatcACCAGATACAATATTAAtccacactctctctctctctctctctctatctctgttTATCTATATAATGTCAGTTCTGCTGTTTTATAGTATTAATCActtgaaaattacatttcaactAACTACTTACGTAAACAAACATTGTTCTTTCTGTGTGTTTGGTGATACAGATGAAAtatcagtgatggagggagattcagtcacgCTAATCTCTGGTCGTATTGAAATAATGGATGATGAGATTCAGTGGAGGTTTGGAACTGAACTCAGTTTAATAGCTGTAAGGGGTCAGCAGCATATATGATAATGTTCTTAACTGGAGATTCAGAGACCACAACTGAACATTCTGGACGATATTtactaatgataatgataaaatgGTCAGTAAAAATGTTCCATGTTTCTGTCTATGGTGTAGAGATAATTTGTCATGTCCTTCAAAATATTCTTGATATTAGTGTTTATTGACTGAGCTGATCtcagtttgatgtttttattcctCAGACTCTGTCCACTGTTGTGGTTCTACTGAAGCTGTGATCCGATTGGTCCTCTCTGCTCTGGTGGGTGTGGCTACTGTCATTCTTCTGGTTTATGACATCAGATCCAGAAGAGCTGAACAAGATCAAGCACAAATTCACACATCAGAAACCTAGATTATGTTATTTCTCATGCAACAATTTTGCATcaatcaaacttttatttttacagcctTTATATTCATCTTCTTATATTAATGCAGCTCATATATGTTCAAAGTATCAAATGTAAGTGTTTGTCATGATAAATACTGAAGATTGCCAAAGATGCACACATTAGATTCAGCCAAACAagctttcatttttagttataCAGATTCAGTTTGAAAGGTGTTTGCTTATGTTGCTTTTATGTCCATTTGTCATCTGTATTTGCTTGCCTTTACCAGTAAAGTTTTCACATTCTGAGGTTCAAGAGTCTCTCCatgttttattacaattattatcgCCTCTCTGGTGGAATACAAAAGTTCAGCAGTCCATATTAAGTTTTACATTATTAACATCATTATAGGAGCATTAATTTATGGGTTTGGTGATTCTCATTGGCTGTATGCTGGTAGggtttgatgctgggatgctggttaggtaggttttgatcactggtcctttgctggtttatgtcTCCTTTATTTCATGTGACGGTTTGATCACACTATCTTGCCTGTATGTGGCGACTGGACACCGCTTCAATCATATTTAACATtatgtaaatgtttacattattattaagcTTATACCggtgaaacattattttacttttttattactaggctattaaattgttattgttgtaACTCTGAAGCAAACCACATATACAGCTAAaacattactattttatttttgtactgaaTATTGTACATTAAATGTAATGAGTTCGTTTTCCAACATTAACGCTTTTCACACGCGGTTTTTCGGAAGCGGAAGTCGTCATTGATAATCTACAGAGGTGAACGGTGTGGCCACAgcaagtaatttttatttctttatttatttttcgttTTCATTTGTTCGAACAGCAAAAGACTCCATGATAACATTTCCAAGATTTTCCAAAAGTAGGAAGCAATTAATTACTGCAGTCAGAAGAGATTCAAAAACACCCTCACAGCAGTGTTTACTAGCTTTTCATTTGTAATGTCATGTCATGGTAATATAACACGGTGTGTAgtgttataaatatactttttaaaatgtaaatatgaaacaCTTGGATAGTTGTAGGATGTTAGTAACATTCATCCAGCAGGGGGCGCTCGACGCTTCACaggcttttttgttttattggagACATTTGTGCACTAAAATGTTGATTCTTTTGTGTCTATTTTtctatccctttaactgttaCATGTAAAATATGATAATTAAACCCATCATAATTTTAGAAAGCACAGATCCAGGTCTCTACACGTCTCAGCTTCTCCAAAAGACCGAAATAAACTTGTGTGCTTCAATTAGAGTTTGAAAATAGTTGTTTAGCTACCAAGATACCAGAATCtgtaattaatatgtaataacCTCATTatgaactcaaacatttctcaaatCTCGACAGCTCACATCAGCAGATATTGATATCTAATCCAACATTATGCAACATTTCACTCACACAGGGCcaaaattcactttaaaatgtgagATATAGCAAAATCttgattattttcatgactTCCTCTGATAAAGGAAACTGTGACAGAGTCTGAATCCTGTTAAAAGAAGATAAACACAGATAAATACCACAGTTCGGTCGTGAGTGTTTTCAGACATTTTAAGCATCGCTATCGTAAACTTTTCAGTGAACCgatgaagaaaatgtttcttaaattagttttgttctgtttgtgtttgtggcGTCTGGTTGGTgagtttaaaatgtgtttttaaaactttaaaactttaagtgTATTTAAAGCTTTAATCTTGATTAACTCCATGTTTGCCAGGTTTATTTAGTGGTCAACTCATAGAATCAAAGCCAGTGAAGaagggagattcagtcactctacacTCTGGTCTCACTGAAATTAAGGATAATGATCAGATTCGGTGGTGGTTTACagctaaaaacattttaatagctgaaattaaTGTAACAGCTGATGGATTCACTGTATatgatgatgttcttgatgggagattcagagacagactgaagctggacaatcaaactggatctctgaccatcacaaacatcacaactgaACACGATGGATTTTATGATGTACAGATCAACCAACTAAATAAGCTAATTTTCATTCTCATTGTCTATGGTGagttaaatatttgtttcacctgttttatttttctgccaTCACATATAATAGTAATCAACACACCATTTTGCTTCTACTGTTATATATTATGCTtgctataatacattttgaaagtcTAAATCTGTGTGACAAACCCTTTTtattctctgtgtgtgtttgttgtgatACAGAAGAAATATCAGTGATGGaaggagattcagtcactcttaaTTTTCCTGAAACAAGGAAAGATGCTAAGATAAAACATTTGAAGTCTGAAAGTCCAATTATCATTAATATAACTTACAAGCTTGACAATAAATTTTTAGAGGTATTAAGGCGGAGGCCGAGGCTGCTCAATCAAACTaaatctctgaccatcacaaacatcacaactaAACATGCTGGAATTTATAAACCGCCTATTCTAAGTAGAAATGGACAGACATCAAAAGCATTTATAGTTTATGTCTATGGTGAGTTGAGatcatttattttgttctttaaatatttaaataatggaCAACGTAAACACTTACTCAACCACTGAACCATTTTCAGCTCgtctgcctgttcctgtcatcagcAGTAACTCTTCAAACTGTTCttcctcatcatcatcatcatcatattgttcattgttgtgttcagtggtgaatgtgagtgatgtgactctctcctggtacaaaggaaacagtttattgtccagcgtcagtgtgtctgatctcagcatcagtctctctctacctctggaggtggaatatcaggataaaaacacctacagctgtgtgatcaacaatcccatcagcaaccagaccacACATCTGAACATCAGCAAACTCTGTCACACATGTTCAGGTACGGCAGCACTGCTGATATTAGTTAGCGTTTATTGACTGAGCTGATCtcagtttgatgtttttattcctCAGACTCTGTCCACTGTTGTGGTTCTACTGAAGCTGTGATCCGATTGGTCCTCTCTGCTCTGGTGGGCGTGGCTACTGTCATTCTTCTGGTTTATGACATCAGATCCAGAAGAGCTGAACAAGATCAAGCACATATTCATACCTTAGAAACCTAATgtcatttctttgttttcaatTATGTTTCATGGCTTTTTATAGTCATCTGCTGGTACTGATGCAGATGAAAATTGCTTTGCTCATATTAGATTTAGTATAACAtggtttttaatttgtttctaatcattattcatttttattttcatttttttttcttaatatgatCATTCATATTTGACTGGGTGCTTTAAAGGACGAACTTATAGGCTACCAGCAGCGAACGAATCGTTAGTCTGGTGCATTCAGCAAATTAGCTTACTTTAgcgtttattattttacagatcAGACGTCTCTAATACTGAAACCCCtatatgaaaacatttatttgcattttgaagTTCAGACTTGATAATATTTCCCTCAGTTGTTACCGCTGTCCATTATGTTTATCTGTCTATAATGTTTTCTCATTCTGAGGTTCGAGTCTCAatctgttttattaaatttattaagtACAGCTTGAATTTTGAGTTCAGCAATGCGCACATATAtagttttacattattaaaacatcacTGTAAGATCACCTTTATtcttattacataataaaatttttttttcctagttTAACAAGAATCTCActattcttgtttttatttctacaCACTTCCTACGTTCTAGTCACGTACTTCGCATAAGCCCCGCCCACGGCGCTGACTCCTCACTCGTGGTCTCCTCTGATTGGCTGCGCGTCCGGCCAATGGTTCTCAGCCATCTGTGCAGGAACACAACCGAGCCATATTTCACTGACCATTAGCTCCAGCGCCATTCATTATTATATCGGGATCTTCATCTAATATAGGTCCTTTAACAGTGCAGAGATGCGGATCGCTGTAGCAGTGTGCTTTATATCTGCACTGGCATTTTCTGCGTATGCAGATGTGTATTTTAAAGAACAATTTCTGGACGGAGGTAAATTTCACTTCTTTGGTCATGCGTGAGATCAGATACATTTTCACGGTTTCATTGAGATGAAAGCGTTTcttgaaaatatcaaaatagcgtgtttttattgtctttttatgATGTATTGAACAAGTTTACTTTCTTGCATTTCTAAGATCAAAGCCTGTTGTGTCATCTAGCCAGTGTCACTTCGATTGACTGTATTTGCATATTAAACTGTGGTATACAAATTACAAGTCATGCTAAGAATCCATAAGTTGTGaaaattgttctgttttttgtctAAATGCGTACCTACTCGTGGATTATGGCAAACGGGAAATATCCCTTTTGAATCAAAGTGTTAGGTTTTggtttcatttcacttttttgaCTATTAAACTGTTGTAAAGGCAAATTTAAGATACTGGTATTTCATATAAGTTGTTTTTAACGTagatttttgcataatttaaatcatataataatttaaatgatatgTGATATTAAAAGTTCCAGTCtggaaatattttcatattatggCTAATAAACAATGCATGGGCAAtgtaaaatagataaataaatgtacagtatgaaatatGGATAACTTTATTTTGTGACTTGATAAAGACAAAATGTGTCTTTTAATAGAGATAGAGGTATCTTAAAAATAGTTCTCTCTTGActgtaatataatgttattgCTGGATGacagcaaaatgttattttaaaaatggggaaaaatgaAGTAGCTGcaattaaaaatctattattgACTGATATGatccaaataatattttgcaaacaCTTTAAACTTTGTCTCTCCAGATGGTTGGAAAAGCCGATGGGTCGAATCCAAACACAAATCCGACTACGGCCAGTGGAAACTGACCTCAGGGAAATTCTACGGCGATGCCGAGCTTGataaaggtcagaggtcacggCTCTTTCACAAGCGCCCTTTGtttgaaaagaaaatgcaaatagATACAAGTCAATGTGAAATGActaatgcaatgtgtttttcCCCTTCAAGGTTTGCAGACAAGTCAAGATGCTCGGTTTTACGCTGTATCCAGTCGTTTTGACTCGTTTAGTAACGAGGGTAAACCGCTTGTCATCCAGTTCACTGTGAAACACGAGCAGAAGATCGACTGTGGTGGCGGGTATGTGAAAGTCTTCCCCGCTGACCTGGACCAGACCGATATGCACGGCGAATCGCAGTACTACATCATGTTCGGTAAGTCATGAATGTTGCCTTTAAATGTGCATTAGGTTGTATTTTTCCACCAAGAAAGCCAGTGTAGTGCAATGTGAAATCCAAACTGATGgcatttactttcactttcactgtttttgtgtcatgttCACTCTGCTCATTCTTGTAGGACCCGACATCTGTGGCTACAGCACCAAGAAAGTTCACGTCATTTTCAACTACAAAGGCCAGAACCACCTAATCAAGAAGGACATCAAATGCAAAGTATGTTTCattaatgtatttgaaatatcttGAGATTTAATCGCAGCTGTTGCAATTCAGTTCTTCCGCTTGGGCCTGACAGGACGACGAACTCACGCACCTGTACACGCTGATCCTGCGGCCAGACCAGACGTACGAAGTCAAAATCGACAACGAGAAAGTGGAGTCGGGTTCTTTGGAGGAAGACTGGGATTTCCTTCCTCCAAAAAAAGATCAAGGATCCCGAGGCCAAGAAGCCAGAGGACTGGGACGACCGGGCGAAAATCGACGATCCTGAAGACACAAAACCTGAGGTATGATTTCAGTGTGTAGAAATCTTACGAAAAAGTTGTTCTTAGACATGAATCCAATGGTGCTTTATGTTTAGGACTGGGACAAACCTGAGAACATTCCCGACCCTGATGCCAAGAAACCAGACGATTGGGATGAAGACATGGACGGAGAATGGGAACCTGCCATGATCCCAAACCCAGAGTACAAGGTACAAAACCACAGCCCTCACATAGAAGATCCTAATATTTTATGATCTACCAAACATGACCTACTTCAAAATGGTCATATTTGTCTAGTTAGACCAGTTTGGGGCAGTTTTGAGACCAGTTACAACCACTTTAAAGTGGTCTTCCTCAGGGTAAGCTGTCAGGAGTAATCAGGTTCAGGTAGGTTTGGACTTTCTAGGAGTTTCTGAGAGTGAGTAATGTTATCATTTCATTATCAGAGATGTTTTCTTGTAGAAGATGCTAATATTTTAAGATCTACCAAACATAACACCATAAAGTACTTCCAACTGGTCAAATTGGTCTAGTTTAGACcttgggagaccagctaaaaccatttTAGACTAGTGTCAGTCCCAAATAGGTTTGGACATTCTAGGAGATTTTGAGATTGATTAATGTAATCATCTCATTATCAGGGATGCTGTCATGTAGAAGATCCTAATATTTTGAGATCTACCAAACATAAAGCTATGTGCTTCAAAGTTGTCAGATTTGACTAGTTTGATGGTTTTAGACCAGTTAAAACCACTTGGGAGTGGTCTTTTCTGCAGGGTAAGCTGCCAGAAGTAATCGGGTTCAGTACCAAGTAGGTTTGGACCTTCTAGTAGTttctgagagtgagtaatttgATGTTCTCATGTAAAAGATCCTAATATTTTAAGATCTACTAAACATAAAGCCATAGATGCTTCCAGCTTGTCATATTGGCCTAGTTTAGACcttgggagaccagctaaaaccacaTTAGGCTGGTTTCATTCCCAAATAGGTTTGGACTTTCTTTGAACTCTATGAGTTTTTGAGAGTGAGTAATGTTATCACATTATCAGAGATGATCTCATGTAGAAAATCCTTATATTTTAAGATCTACTAAAACCTAAAGCCATAAAGTGCTTTCTAATGGTCAGATTGGTCTAGTTTAGACCTTAAGAGACCAGTTAAAATCACTTTAGACTCATTTTATTCCCAAATTGGTTTGGGCTTTAGGAGTTTCTGAGAGAGATTTAGACTCAAGATTGTTTCATGTGGACCAtttctacagtttttttttttaaactaacttATCTTCTCAATCAGAGTTGTTGATTGTTTATTACATAGGAACCAGTTTTACCAACCAGCTAACAAAGTTCCATTTATATAGGGTGAGTGGAAACCAAAACAGATCGACAACCCCAACTACAAAGGTACCTGGATTCACCCTGAAATTGACAACCCTGAATACACTCCAGATAACACCATTTACAAATTTGACAAAGTTGGCATTCTGGGACTGGATCTTTGGCAGGTATGGTTTAGATTGGCATGCCATTAGTAGGTTTTGAACAAATTTGGTTTGGTTATCTCTGGTAACATTAACCAGAATGACCGATTATGTGGTGAAAATTTCCAGAAACTGTTGACCTTTCTTACAGGTGAAATCTGGCACGATCTTTGATAACTTCCTGATCACTGATGATGTTGAGGAGGCAGAGAAATTTGGTACAGAAACGTGGGGTGcaacaaaggtaaaaacatttgaatattgATAATTTACATTTGTTAGATATCTGGGATCGGTTCTCTCATTTGTTTCCACAACATGTATATTTAACCATAAATATTGATGGCGTAATGTTGTTTTTTACGTATCAGGGAccagaaaagaaaatgaaggaCCAGCAGGAAGAAGAAGAACGGAAGAAGCGTGAAGAGGAGGAAAAGAGCAAGAAGGAAGACGATAATGAGGAAGATGAGGAGGATGAAGATGAGGATGAGCCAGAGGAGGAAGAGCACACAGAAGAACCTcctgaggaggaagaggagggtgAGGAGGATACGATCCCTAAAGACGAGTTGTGAAAAGGAGTTCCTTCCTGAATGAGCAGATCTGAGTTTCTAAAgtctttttctttatatatgtGGTGTGAATTTTTGGCCCCGCCCCTTTCTAGTCACATGTCGCATCCCGTAACTCGGGTTTCTTTTGGTTTTGCTGCTAGATTTGCCCCCCAATACATCCACAGTACGGCCTGATAAAGTTTAGATTAATTAATGTTTGGGTTTTCTGTTCTGTCTCGAGTCGCGCAAGGGGAAAATTCTAATGTATCATTTGTTGGatttgcacttttttaaaataaatgatttatttttaaatgtttgtccGGCTCATTTTTCGTGGATGTTAAATTGTCCTAATTTTTGGTTGAAAGCAAATGTTTACTTATTAAATGcaagtactatatatatatatatatatatatatatatataatgttttctggttttattttaattttagtttcatttttagtaatttgttctgtttttgtcctttttaataGTCtctgttaattttaaatatgtctatataatCTTTTATATTTAGGTTTCAGTTAAgttaaaagtaaatgaaaatgagaaattagcttaagtaacaattttaatttcagtttgtttgttttttttttttttttttttttttttttttttttttttaattaactttaataactattatatatgtgaccctggacacaCAAAACTAatgtagcacaggtatattttgtattattttttcaatatttctaatatt
The window above is part of the Labeo rohita strain BAU-BD-2019 unplaced genomic scaffold, IGBB_LRoh.1.0 scaffold_1207, whole genome shotgun sequence genome. Proteins encoded here:
- the LOC127157814 gene encoding LOW QUALITY PROTEIN: calreticulin-like (The sequence of the model RefSeq protein was modified relative to this genomic sequence to represent the inferred CDS: deleted 1 base in 1 codon) — its product is MRIAVAVCFISALAFSAYADVYFKEQFLDGDGWKSRWVESKHKSDYGQWKLTSGKFYGDAELDKGLQTSQDARFYAVSSRFDSFSNEGKPLVIQFTVKHEQKIDCGGGYVKVFPADLDQTDMHGESQYYIMFGPDICGYSTKKVHVIFNYKGQNHLIKKDIKCKDDELTHLYTLILRPDQTYEVKIDNEKVESGSLEEDWDFLPPKKIKDPEAKKPEDWDDRAKIDDPEDTKPEDWDKPENIPDPDAKKPDDWDEDMDGEWEPAMIPNPEYKGEWKPKQIDNPNYKGTWIHPEIDNPEYTPDNTIYKFDKVGILGLDLWQVKSGTIFDNFLITDDVEEAEKFGTETWGATKGPEKKMKDQQEEEERKKREEEEKSKKEDDNEEDEEDEDEDEPEEEEHTEEPPEEEEEGEEDTIPKDEL